In the genome of Saprospira sp. CCB-QB6, one region contains:
- a CDS encoding phosphatase PAP2 family protein, translating to MQRFWSFWQAHQLYFHLMLWPILLGWIPALYLDKGEGIQFFLDFRGPKLNLFFRLFTQLTEGFALLFCFGVLLFIRLRYSLLFLLGTGLSLALSQGLKFFFQLPRPQPYFLHIRGQLLAAIEHLPQKTSWVSSFPSGHSMVSACLFGLLGLWSPRPIQQVFFAFLALGVAFSRVYLGQHFLQDVLAGAAWGTVLAALIHYFSRNWSKEGEPLIRF from the coding sequence ATGCAGCGATTTTGGTCCTTTTGGCAGGCGCATCAGCTCTATTTTCATCTGATGCTTTGGCCCATTTTGTTGGGTTGGATTCCTGCGCTTTACTTAGATAAGGGAGAAGGCATTCAGTTCTTTTTAGATTTTAGAGGGCCCAAGCTTAACCTCTTTTTTCGTCTATTTACGCAGCTAACCGAAGGCTTTGCCCTACTCTTTTGTTTTGGGGTATTGCTCTTTATTCGGCTGCGCTACAGTCTACTTTTTTTATTGGGGACGGGCCTAAGTTTGGCCCTAAGTCAGGGACTTAAATTCTTTTTTCAGTTACCTCGGCCCCAGCCTTATTTTCTACATATTCGGGGGCAGTTATTGGCGGCCATAGAGCATTTACCTCAAAAGACGAGTTGGGTATCGAGTTTTCCCTCGGGCCACAGCATGGTTTCGGCTTGTTTATTTGGTTTATTGGGGCTTTGGAGTCCTCGGCCCATACAGCAAGTATTTTTTGCATTTTTGGCTTTGGGCGTTGCTTTTTCTAGAGTGTATTTGGGGCAACATTTTTTACAAGATGTATTGGCGGGAGCGGCTTGGGGGACCGTATTGGCGGCGTTGATTCATTACTTTAGTCGAAATTGGTCCAAAGAGGGGGAGCCTTTGATTAGATTTTAA
- a CDS encoding class I SAM-dependent methyltransferase: MSEKDTAIQQFIALLQEALAQKTLIKLSLSKGPKEAAQKILGRPIALKKGLALQATYRYPTQDKVQNYLLAELDPQLSSWLQDYKAAYLKTTTEEIQLLFNRRGIARLQRKKMAQKAEPAALSHNRKKQYLISADRPFLQALGITDAKGRVKDKQQDKFRQINKYVEIMQAQLEQTNLLGQAARLRIVDMGSGKGYLSFALVDFLMQQGQEVELLGVELRPELVEFCQQLSEQLGWQASIRFMAMDIADFPKELKIDVLIALHACNLATDYALHKGLLQGADLLVVAPCCHKEIRKQIQAVAPQWRFPLKQGIFQERQAELLTDSIRALLLEHQGYQAKAFEFISGQHTAKNLMLAAQKRPQGVTEEEQASILLELRALAAEFGIKEQELAKRLGLALV, translated from the coding sequence ATGTCTGAGAAAGATACTGCCATTCAGCAATTTATAGCATTGCTCCAAGAGGCTTTGGCCCAAAAAACCTTAATCAAATTGAGCCTGTCTAAGGGCCCAAAAGAAGCTGCCCAGAAGATTTTGGGTCGCCCGATTGCCTTAAAAAAAGGCTTGGCCCTGCAAGCTACCTATCGCTATCCTACACAGGATAAGGTGCAAAATTATCTGTTGGCAGAACTAGACCCCCAGCTATCGAGCTGGTTGCAAGACTATAAAGCGGCCTATTTAAAAACGACCACAGAAGAGATACAACTCCTCTTTAATCGGCGGGGGATTGCTCGTTTGCAGCGGAAAAAAATGGCCCAAAAGGCGGAGCCTGCGGCTTTGTCGCACAATCGCAAAAAGCAATACCTCATCTCCGCAGATCGGCCATTTTTGCAGGCCTTGGGCATTACGGATGCCAAGGGGCGGGTCAAGGACAAGCAGCAAGACAAGTTTCGGCAGATCAATAAGTATGTAGAAATTATGCAGGCCCAATTGGAGCAGACCAATTTGTTGGGCCAGGCTGCTCGCCTGCGCATTGTCGATATGGGAAGTGGTAAGGGCTACCTCAGCTTTGCGCTGGTTGATTTTCTTATGCAGCAAGGGCAAGAAGTAGAGTTGTTGGGCGTAGAGTTACGGCCAGAACTGGTCGAGTTTTGTCAGCAACTGAGTGAGCAATTGGGTTGGCAAGCCAGCATTCGTTTTATGGCGATGGACATTGCCGATTTTCCAAAGGAGCTAAAAATAGATGTTTTAATTGCCTTACACGCTTGCAATTTGGCCACAGATTATGCTTTGCACAAGGGTCTTTTGCAGGGGGCTGATTTGTTGGTGGTTGCGCCTTGTTGTCATAAAGAAATCCGCAAACAGATTCAGGCGGTAGCTCCGCAATGGCGATTCCCGCTCAAGCAGGGCATTTTTCAGGAACGGCAGGCCGAGCTATTAACCGATAGCATTCGGGCCTTATTATTAGAGCATCAGGGCTATCAAGCCAAGGCTTTTGAGTTTATTTCGGGCCAGCATACGGCTAAAAACCTGATGTTAGCGGCCCAAAAGCGCCCGCAGGGAGTTACGGAAGAGGAGCAAGCCAGCATTTTGTTAGAGTTGCGTGCTTTGGCGGCCGAATTTGGCATTAAGGAGCAAGAATTGGCCAAGCGTTTGGGTTTAGCTTTGGTATAG
- a CDS encoding reprolysin-like metallopeptidase, which yields MRSLSTFFLSCLMLTGLWAQGQELWQSQSEATVPIYGVRYIQPQAAAYYQLDLGQLQQLLDAAPMEFTPIAGMSQTLLSLPMPDGRMESFDIQESPIMEAALSERFPDIQTFNGRGVTDPSKSLRFDLTPAGFHAMIMQADGPTIFIDPVYFKGDKRYYQVYYRTDFRSTVAKNFSCETEAEITKGQTNKRPFLPKSFGSCELRTYRLALAATGEYTQFHGGTVADALAAQVVSMNRVNGLYERDLAIRMVIVADNYKIIYTNGSTDPYSNSSGGAMLGENQTVCDDSIGTANYDIGHVFSTGGGGVAYLQSVCNSNKAGGVTGSASPIGDPFDIDYVAHEMGHQFGANHTQNNACNRNGATAMEPGSASTIMGYAGICAPNVQSNSDDHFHGVSLEEMGAFITGSSHSCAVTTPLNNNSPVVNNSSTTLVIPANTPFFLTGDAQDQDTADVLTYCWEQMDNQTATMPPLPTSTVGPSFRSVSPSSNPTRYFPNLVDLSAGVSPTWEVLSSVSRSYNFRLTVRDNAAGGGCTDHADLSVNVDANSGPFIETYPSATGISWIGSTQKTVEWDVANTNNAPVNCTLVDILLSTDGGLTYPTVLATATANDGSEVITVPNTPSTTCRIMVRASGGNFFDISDNDFEITAATFGYNLSVAMDSIAGCPNNSGSYLISVTGLLGYTDPVQLSLNGLPTGATASFGNASITPTDTTTLSIAFGTAAAGDYNLSLVAQNASDTQTLNLVLSVLDGNLAAPTPQLPANQAQGVISPANFSWTASSSAGQSFGIEIASDANFTNMVESATNLSSPSYTSGNLAANTTYYWRVTASNVCSNSVNSAVFEFTTADCNIYAATDLPIAIPAAGAPTISSNINIPNAGSIIDLNVVNLTGTHSWVSDLTFVLTSPNSSNATLFAQICGGDDDFDVNFDDAAASSQLPCPPVGGGTYQSEDPLSVFNGENLLGTWTLSVSDGANQDGGSLDNWGIQVCVAAPTYLQDVALLSITNLSGSYCNQGDFTPEIKIANLGADTLTSLTIEYSIDGGSPQSFNWTGTLATNASTAVTLPIITVATGAHTYSITLSSPNGQTDGDLSNNTASTSFTYVNPGQDVTVAIITDNFGSETTWEILNTQNLVVASGGPYTDGTPNQTFSQANCLPNGCYTFVIYDSYGDGLDDGQNTGNFMLTDTAGTILANMGTNFTDSTSRSFCIQPTAVETIEGLSLFEVFPNPASQNCFVQLELDGQSPQARLSLVNTLGQELRQYTVDQKWQQQIDLSNLPAGVYYLRLQLDQKQQSRKLLIHR from the coding sequence ATGCGCAGTTTATCCACTTTTTTTCTTAGTTGCTTGATGCTGACAGGCTTATGGGCCCAGGGGCAAGAGCTTTGGCAAAGCCAAAGCGAGGCAACTGTTCCCATTTATGGGGTTCGTTATATTCAGCCGCAGGCCGCGGCTTATTATCAGTTAGATTTGGGGCAGTTGCAGCAGCTATTGGATGCGGCTCCTATGGAGTTTACGCCTATTGCGGGGATGAGCCAAACTTTGCTTAGTTTGCCCATGCCTGATGGGCGGATGGAAAGCTTTGATATTCAGGAGTCGCCCATTATGGAAGCGGCCTTATCGGAGCGTTTTCCCGATATACAGACCTTTAACGGGCGGGGAGTGACTGACCCTAGTAAATCGCTTCGCTTTGATCTTACACCAGCGGGTTTTCATGCTATGATTATGCAGGCCGATGGGCCCACTATCTTTATTGATCCAGTTTATTTTAAGGGCGACAAGCGCTATTATCAGGTCTATTACCGCACTGATTTCCGTTCTACGGTGGCCAAGAATTTTAGCTGTGAAACGGAGGCGGAAATTACGAAAGGACAGACGAATAAGCGTCCATTTTTGCCCAAGTCCTTTGGGAGTTGTGAGCTACGGACCTATCGCTTGGCGCTAGCCGCTACAGGGGAATATACCCAGTTTCATGGGGGAACAGTAGCCGATGCTTTGGCGGCTCAGGTAGTTTCTATGAACCGAGTAAATGGGCTTTATGAAAGAGATTTGGCTATACGGATGGTCATTGTGGCCGATAACTACAAAATTATTTATACCAATGGCAGCACCGACCCTTACAGCAACTCTAGCGGTGGGGCCATGTTGGGCGAAAACCAAACGGTCTGTGATGATTCTATTGGTACGGCCAATTATGATATTGGGCATGTCTTTTCTACTGGAGGTGGGGGAGTTGCCTATCTACAATCGGTCTGTAATAGCAATAAAGCAGGAGGGGTAACGGGTAGTGCCAGCCCTATCGGCGATCCTTTTGATATTGATTATGTGGCACATGAAATGGGCCATCAATTTGGGGCCAATCATACCCAAAACAATGCTTGTAACCGCAATGGGGCTACTGCAATGGAGCCTGGTAGTGCTTCTACAATTATGGGGTATGCGGGTATTTGTGCGCCCAATGTACAAAGCAATAGCGATGACCATTTTCATGGGGTCTCTTTAGAAGAAATGGGGGCTTTCATTACGGGCAGTTCACATAGTTGTGCTGTAACTACGCCATTGAACAACAATTCGCCAGTGGTCAATAACAGCAGCACAACTTTGGTTATTCCAGCCAATACGCCCTTCTTCCTCACTGGAGATGCGCAGGACCAAGACACGGCTGATGTGTTGACTTATTGTTGGGAGCAAATGGACAATCAAACGGCCACGATGCCCCCTTTGCCAACTTCTACAGTAGGGCCAAGCTTCCGTTCGGTTTCGCCCAGCAGTAATCCCACTCGCTATTTTCCCAACTTAGTGGATCTCAGCGCAGGGGTTAGTCCAACTTGGGAGGTGCTTTCATCTGTATCCAGAAGCTATAACTTCCGTCTTACTGTTCGAGATAATGCGGCTGGCGGTGGCTGTACCGATCATGCCGATTTATCGGTTAATGTAGATGCGAACTCTGGTCCTTTTATCGAGACTTATCCTTCGGCTACAGGTATTAGCTGGATTGGAAGCACCCAAAAAACAGTAGAATGGGATGTGGCCAATACCAATAATGCCCCAGTCAACTGTACGCTGGTAGATATTTTATTGTCTACAGATGGCGGCTTGACTTATCCTACTGTACTCGCTACGGCTACCGCCAACGATGGCTCCGAAGTGATTACGGTACCGAATACCCCCTCTACAACTTGCCGCATTATGGTTAGAGCAAGCGGAGGCAACTTCTTTGATATTTCGGATAATGATTTTGAAATTACAGCAGCAACCTTTGGCTATAACCTTTCTGTGGCTATGGATAGTATTGCAGGTTGTCCCAATAATAGCGGCAGCTACTTGATTAGCGTTACAGGCCTCTTGGGCTATACCGATCCCGTTCAGTTGAGCTTGAATGGCTTGCCTACTGGAGCTACGGCTAGCTTTGGCAATGCAAGCATTACGCCCACAGATACCACTACTTTGTCTATTGCTTTTGGAACGGCAGCTGCAGGAGATTATAATCTCAGTTTAGTGGCCCAAAATGCTTCAGATACACAAACGCTGAATTTGGTCCTTTCTGTTTTGGATGGCAATTTGGCTGCGCCAACGCCCCAACTGCCCGCCAATCAGGCTCAAGGCGTTATTAGTCCCGCTAACTTTAGCTGGACAGCTAGCAGTAGCGCTGGTCAAAGCTTTGGCATTGAGATCGCTAGCGATGCGAACTTTACAAACATGGTAGAGTCAGCGACGAACCTCAGTAGCCCAAGTTATACCTCTGGCAATTTGGCTGCTAATACTACTTATTATTGGCGAGTGACAGCTAGCAATGTTTGTAGCAACTCAGTCAATTCTGCTGTATTTGAGTTTACTACTGCCGATTGTAATATTTATGCAGCCACAGATTTGCCGATTGCTATCCCCGCCGCAGGTGCTCCCACAATCAGCTCTAATATCAATATCCCTAATGCGGGAAGTATTATTGATTTGAATGTGGTCAACTTAACAGGAACCCATTCTTGGGTATCTGATTTGACCTTTGTATTGACGAGCCCCAATAGCAGTAATGCCACTCTCTTTGCTCAAATTTGTGGAGGAGATGATGACTTTGATGTCAATTTTGATGATGCTGCAGCTAGTAGCCAGTTGCCTTGCCCGCCCGTTGGTGGGGGCACTTACCAATCAGAGGACCCCTTATCGGTCTTCAATGGAGAAAACCTCTTAGGAACATGGACGCTTAGCGTATCGGATGGTGCCAACCAAGATGGTGGAAGCCTAGACAACTGGGGAATTCAGGTTTGTGTGGCAGCCCCTACTTATCTTCAAGACGTAGCCCTACTGAGTATCACTAATTTGTCAGGAAGCTATTGTAACCAAGGTGATTTTACCCCCGAAATCAAGATAGCCAACTTAGGTGCAGATACCCTAACGAGCTTGACTATTGAATACAGCATCGATGGCGGAAGTCCCCAAAGCTTTAACTGGACGGGCACCCTAGCTACCAATGCATCTACTGCAGTGACCTTACCTATAATTACAGTAGCCACTGGAGCACATACTTATAGCATAACATTGAGTTCGCCCAATGGGCAAACCGATGGCGATTTGAGCAATAATACAGCTTCTACTAGCTTCACTTATGTGAATCCTGGCCAAGATGTGACGGTGGCCATTATCACAGATAACTTTGGAAGCGAAACAACTTGGGAAATTCTCAATACACAAAACCTTGTAGTGGCTAGTGGTGGACCTTATACCGATGGGACCCCCAACCAAACCTTTAGTCAGGCCAATTGCTTGCCCAATGGTTGCTATACTTTTGTTATCTATGATAGCTATGGAGATGGCTTAGATGATGGCCAAAATACAGGTAATTTTATGCTTACAGATACGGCGGGCACCATCTTAGCCAATATGGGGACTAACTTTACCGATTCTACCAGCCGTAGTTTCTGTATCCAACCCACTGCCGTAGAAACAATTGAAGGCCTAAGCTTATTTGAGGTGTTCCCGAACCCCGCTAGCCAAAACTGTTTTGTGCAGCTGGAACTAGATGGGCAAAGTCCGCAAGCTCGACTTTCTTTGGTAAATACCTTGGGCCAAGAGCTTCGCCAATATACTGTAGATCAAAAATGGCAACAGCAAATTGATTTAAGCAATTTGCCCGCTGGAGTCTACTATTTACGTCTGCAATTGGACCAAAAACAACAGAGCCGAAAATTGCTTATTCATCGCTAA
- a CDS encoding LptF/LptG family permease — MKKLDKLLVISFLPPLIIWFLVAVFIFNMQFLWKYVDDIVGKGLEVHIILELLFYQALAMVPQALVFGVVIASVMTLGNLSEHYELASMKSAGISLIRILRPLFFFVLLLGGASYFFSNVIIPVTALQFKTRLYDIRKQRPALDLQVGQFNNDFRNMTIYIGGKEGNQLENMRIYDHSEQRGNSSQTNANFGQLSLSKDKRYLLLELEDGKRFEEMQQGLDKKTSFYPFMRMNFKTYRSVFDLSEFDFSETDKDLFKNHYSLLNSKQLLNGIDSILNKRARRIQELQRNSDNFFYFRKMGGLKVDSLPNRPDKQYIPFANLAQVKPLAGAKNWKSIVEQNKKLDRHAVYQRAQSFARNIKSQAQNVNRGLPHYEEDVAEHENELHKKIIFALACVLFLFVGAPMGAIIKKGGFGWPIFVAFVFFMTFFVLHLTGERLAKKLVWPCWAGSWLPILVLLPLAILLSRAALRDAQLISFSAIWSKIKSILPKKKTA, encoded by the coding sequence GTGAAAAAACTCGATAAACTCTTAGTCATTAGCTTTCTTCCCCCTCTAATCATCTGGTTTTTGGTGGCGGTCTTTATCTTCAATATGCAGTTCCTCTGGAAGTATGTAGATGATATTGTGGGTAAGGGACTAGAGGTGCATATTATTCTCGAATTGCTTTTTTACCAAGCCCTGGCTATGGTCCCCCAAGCCCTTGTTTTTGGGGTGGTGATTGCCTCGGTCATGACGCTGGGCAACCTTTCAGAACACTATGAGCTGGCTAGCATGAAATCGGCGGGGATCTCGCTTATTCGCATTCTTCGGCCACTCTTTTTCTTTGTCCTGCTGCTAGGAGGCGCCTCCTACTTTTTCTCCAATGTAATTATTCCCGTTACAGCCCTACAATTTAAGACTCGGCTGTACGATATCCGAAAACAACGACCTGCCCTAGATTTGCAAGTGGGCCAATTCAATAATGATTTTCGGAATATGACCATTTATATCGGTGGAAAAGAGGGCAACCAGCTCGAAAATATGCGCATCTACGACCATAGCGAGCAAAGAGGCAATAGCAGCCAAACTAACGCTAACTTTGGCCAACTCAGCCTCTCTAAAGATAAACGCTACCTCCTTTTGGAGCTAGAAGACGGCAAACGCTTTGAAGAAATGCAACAGGGCCTAGATAAAAAAACAAGCTTCTATCCCTTTATGCGGATGAATTTCAAGACCTACCGCTCTGTTTTTGACCTCTCTGAATTTGACTTTTCTGAAACGGATAAGGACCTGTTTAAGAATCATTACTCCCTACTCAATAGTAAGCAATTGCTCAATGGAATTGATTCGATTTTGAATAAAAGAGCGCGCCGTATCCAAGAACTTCAACGCAATAGCGATAATTTCTTCTACTTCCGGAAAATGGGAGGACTCAAAGTGGATAGCCTGCCCAATCGACCCGATAAACAATATATTCCCTTTGCCAACTTGGCCCAAGTAAAGCCCCTAGCAGGAGCTAAAAACTGGAAAAGCATTGTAGAGCAGAATAAAAAATTGGACCGACATGCTGTTTATCAGCGAGCCCAAAGCTTTGCCCGAAATATTAAATCGCAAGCGCAAAATGTCAATCGTGGCCTGCCTCACTATGAAGAAGATGTAGCTGAACACGAAAACGAACTGCACAAAAAAATCATCTTTGCCCTGGCCTGTGTGCTTTTCCTTTTTGTGGGGGCGCCCATGGGGGCCATTATTAAGAAAGGGGGATTTGGCTGGCCTATTTTTGTAGCTTTTGTCTTTTTTATGACCTTTTTTGTTCTTCACTTAACTGGAGAGCGCTTAGCTAAAAAGCTGGTTTGGCCTTGTTGGGCAGGCTCTTGGCTGCCTATTTTGGTCCTTCTTCCGCTAGCTATTTTGCTTTCTAGAGCTGCTTTACGAGATGCTCAGCTGATTAGTTTTTCGGCCATTTGGAGCAAGATTAAAAGTATTTTACCCAAAAAGAAAACGGCTTAA
- a CDS encoding DUF4240 domain-containing protein has translation MIERDFWLLIDAVKQSAGEDQQKYVLLLEERLEAMTSDSIRRHAVYLMQLLQQSSTEEVWAAHYLINGGYEEWGFEDFRYWLIAQGKQFFHDCLANPAEFLCEQVNIEDGDNPELSFYEFWSAFKTAYERKSQRNLCHTYDWLREYEKVQQAEFSLEEKMRPLAQEYKLRKRYPALFKKFFQNFYYRLQKYQEQQSPSTETA, from the coding sequence ATGATAGAGAGAGATTTTTGGCTCCTGATAGATGCGGTCAAGCAATCTGCGGGAGAAGATCAGCAAAAGTATGTCCTTTTATTGGAGGAGCGTTTGGAAGCGATGACCTCTGATAGTATTCGGCGGCATGCGGTTTATTTGATGCAGCTTTTGCAGCAGAGCAGTACCGAAGAAGTTTGGGCGGCCCATTATTTAATCAATGGCGGCTATGAAGAATGGGGATTTGAGGACTTTCGGTATTGGTTGATTGCCCAGGGCAAGCAATTTTTTCATGATTGCTTAGCGAATCCGGCCGAATTTCTTTGCGAGCAGGTCAATATTGAGGATGGAGACAATCCAGAGCTCAGCTTTTATGAATTTTGGTCGGCCTTCAAGACGGCTTATGAGCGCAAGAGTCAGCGCAACCTCTGCCACACTTATGATTGGCTTAGAGAGTATGAAAAAGTGCAGCAGGCAGAATTTAGTTTAGAAGAGAAAATGCGTCCTTTGGCGCAGGAGTATAAATTGCGGAAGCGTTATCCCGCTTTATTTAAGAAGTTTTTCCAGAACTTCTACTATCGTTTGCAGAAGTACCAAGAACAGCAATCCCCATCTACAGAAACTGCTTAA
- a CDS encoding leucine-rich repeat domain-containing protein: MLSRYELQLAELLAQKSLKKLDASRKGLQELPQEIGRSKGMKQLNVEDNRLRDLPDSLANLGQLEWLDISDNQLSPLPKVLLQLKRLRWLDLSNNGLQELPEDLAAWEELKRLDLKNNQLKELPASVGQLKALRKLLLERNQLTALPTSFAQLEQLQQLDLSENALAQLPQEIGQLKALEQLSISANPISQLNEVLGQLNKLEELQAEGLGLKELPKAIGQLQNLQSLFLGYNRLKKLPEEVGECAALEQLDLGNNRLEKLPLNLARCQNLKVLNLEDNPLGELPLMLQEIQELEELDMSNCNLADLGQGLALPALHWLDLSANQLRNLPDNFGQLTAITWLDLRDNQFQKWPSPLNELAQIQQLLLAGNFLRQIDLNDLDWPELEELDLSKNELSELLGGWDKLPQLRQLNLEKNQLAQLPENWRPLSNLEELDLSDNQLKTLPQSLGELDQIQWLDLRNNQFTDFPQALVPLAGQLQNLYLSDNDWTEEALALWKSHFKSAIMDLEL; this comes from the coding sequence ATGCTTAGTCGTTATGAACTTCAGTTGGCCGAACTACTGGCCCAAAAAAGCCTTAAGAAACTTGATGCCAGCCGTAAAGGTTTGCAGGAATTGCCCCAAGAAATTGGTCGATCCAAAGGCATGAAACAGCTCAATGTAGAAGACAATCGTCTTCGGGATTTGCCCGATAGTTTGGCGAATTTGGGGCAATTAGAGTGGTTAGATATTTCTGACAACCAGCTTTCGCCCTTGCCAAAGGTCTTGCTTCAGCTCAAGCGATTGCGTTGGTTGGACCTCTCGAACAATGGCCTACAAGAGCTTCCCGAAGATCTAGCCGCTTGGGAAGAATTGAAGCGTTTAGATTTGAAAAACAATCAATTAAAGGAATTGCCCGCTAGTGTTGGGCAGCTCAAGGCCTTGCGTAAATTGCTTTTGGAACGAAATCAACTGACTGCTTTGCCCACTAGCTTTGCCCAGTTGGAGCAGTTGCAGCAATTGGACCTTTCTGAAAATGCCTTGGCCCAGTTGCCCCAAGAAATTGGGCAGCTCAAGGCCCTAGAACAGTTGAGTATTAGTGCCAACCCTATCTCTCAGTTGAATGAGGTATTGGGCCAATTGAATAAATTGGAAGAATTGCAAGCGGAAGGGTTAGGCCTAAAAGAGTTGCCTAAAGCGATTGGGCAATTGCAAAACTTGCAAAGCTTATTTTTGGGCTACAACCGCCTGAAAAAGCTGCCCGAAGAAGTTGGCGAATGCGCCGCTTTAGAACAGCTCGACCTCGGTAATAATCGACTTGAAAAGTTGCCGCTCAATTTGGCCCGCTGCCAAAACCTCAAGGTCTTAAATTTGGAAGATAACCCCTTGGGTGAACTTCCACTAATGCTGCAGGAAATTCAAGAGCTGGAAGAGCTGGACATGAGTAACTGTAATTTGGCCGATTTGGGCCAAGGATTAGCCTTACCCGCCTTACATTGGCTAGACCTATCCGCCAATCAATTGCGAAATTTACCTGATAATTTTGGGCAATTGACAGCGATAACTTGGCTAGACCTTAGAGATAATCAATTCCAAAAATGGCCCAGTCCACTAAATGAACTGGCTCAAATTCAACAACTGTTGCTGGCCGGCAATTTCCTTCGTCAGATTGATCTTAACGACTTAGATTGGCCAGAGCTGGAAGAGCTTGATTTGAGCAAAAATGAATTGAGCGAACTTTTGGGCGGCTGGGATAAATTACCACAGCTTCGCCAACTCAATCTAGAAAAAAACCAATTGGCCCAACTGCCCGAAAACTGGCGCCCTTTGAGTAATTTAGAAGAACTAGATCTTTCAGATAATCAACTAAAAACACTTCCCCAAAGCCTAGGCGAACTAGACCAAATTCAATGGCTAGATCTTCGAAATAATCAATTTACAGATTTCCCGCAGGCTTTAGTTCCTCTAGCAGGCCAATTGCAAAATCTCTACTTGAGCGATAATGATTGGACCGAAGAAGCGCTGGCCCTCTGGAAAAGCCATTTTAAGAGCGCAATTATGGATCTAGAACTCTAG